Proteins from one Homalodisca vitripennis isolate AUS2020 chromosome 3, UT_GWSS_2.1, whole genome shotgun sequence genomic window:
- the LOC124357114 gene encoding uncharacterized protein LOC124357114, with amino-acid sequence MEATLYIFLLTSVAVSRCQFNLGLCRPHLVQGIFDDSVTLKDLVLDGDYTVMYTSGLKQYDNVACARMGYNWHNSSGTSEYYVYIDTGETEELHVYKTDELRPGIITMHLKKSGSSKQFIVYREHGILLIYWCLNKDNDNFNNNIWVIAAKTSLVKLWKTKKAVLQMLYHDDYRHLIDKDTDDSREEAVRFLELPLCEEM; translated from the exons ATGGAAGCaacattgtatattttcttattgaCGTCTGTTGCTGTATCGAGGTGTCAATTCAACCTAGGGCTCTGCAGGCCGCATTTAGTACAAGGGATTTTCGACGACAGTGTAACGCTGAAAGAC ttagtCCTTGATGGAGACTACACAGTCATGTATACATCTGGACTGAAGCAATACGACAACGTTGCTTGCGCCCGTATGGGATACAATTGGCACAATTCAAGTGGGACGTCTGAGTACTACGTGTACATCGACACCGGCGA aacagAAGAACTACACGTTTATAAAACAGATGAGTTGCGACCTGGAATTATTACTATGCACTTGAAGAAATCTG GTAGTTCAAAACAATTCATAGTGTACAGGGAACATGGTATTCTTCTCATATATTGGTGTCTgaataaag ATAACGAcaactttaacaataatatatggGTAATAGCAGCAAAAACAAGTTTGGTAAAATTATGGAAAACCAAAAAGGCCGTTCTGCAAATGCTTTACCACGACGACTACCGCCACCTGATCGACAAAGACACTGATGATAGTCGAGAAGAGGCTGTGAGATTTTTAGAGCTGCCACTTtgtgaagaaatgtaa